The following proteins come from a genomic window of Nocardiopsis sp. YSL2:
- a CDS encoding Ppx/GppA phosphatase family protein: MSGVAAIDCGTNSIRLLIADVVHVGDDEVQVVDLDRRMEVVRLGEGVDETGSFAPQALERTFEALRGYAEEIRAHGIEPGPDTVRMVATSATRDAANRQVFIDGVREIIGVEPEVVTGLDEAELSFVGATAEFAVEAAEGGDSGLTPPFLVVDIGGGSTEFVLGGGSGEEDALVRASLSVDVGCVRMTERHLRDDPPTAEQIAAATADIDAALDQVEKVVPLREAGSVVCVAGTATTVAGMALELPEYDPERIHHADVGVGDLTRITEELLKSTSAERAEIGVMHPGRVDVIAAGALVLSRVLDRTGADRFTASEHDILDGVAWSLIV; the protein is encoded by the coding sequence ATGAGCGGTGTCGCGGCGATCGACTGCGGAACCAACTCGATCAGGCTGCTGATCGCCGATGTGGTCCATGTGGGCGACGACGAGGTCCAGGTGGTCGACCTCGACCGCCGTATGGAGGTCGTGCGCCTGGGCGAGGGCGTCGACGAGACCGGGTCGTTCGCGCCCCAGGCCCTGGAGCGCACCTTCGAGGCGCTGCGCGGCTACGCCGAGGAGATCCGGGCCCACGGCATCGAGCCGGGACCGGACACGGTCCGCATGGTCGCCACCAGCGCCACGCGGGACGCCGCCAACCGGCAGGTGTTCATCGACGGGGTGCGCGAGATCATCGGGGTGGAGCCCGAGGTGGTCACGGGCCTGGACGAGGCGGAGCTGTCCTTCGTGGGCGCGACCGCCGAGTTCGCGGTCGAGGCGGCCGAGGGCGGCGACAGCGGCCTGACCCCGCCCTTCCTCGTGGTGGACATCGGCGGCGGGTCCACCGAGTTCGTCCTGGGCGGCGGCTCAGGCGAGGAGGACGCACTGGTCCGCGCGTCCCTGTCGGTCGACGTGGGCTGTGTGCGGATGACCGAGCGCCACCTGCGGGACGACCCGCCCACCGCCGAGCAGATCGCGGCGGCCACGGCGGACATCGACGCCGCGCTCGACCAGGTCGAGAAGGTGGTGCCGCTGCGCGAGGCGGGTTCGGTGGTGTGCGTCGCGGGCACCGCGACCACGGTCGCCGGGATGGCGCTGGAGCTGCCCGAGTACGACCCCGAGCGGATCCACCACGCCGACGTGGGCGTCGGCGACCTGACCCGGATCACCGAGGAACTGCTCAAGTCCACCTCGGCCGAGCGGGCGGAGATCGGCGTCATGCACCCGGGCCGGGTGGACGTGATCGCCGCGGGCGCGCTGGTGCTCTCCCGTGTGCTCGACCGCACGGGGGCCGACCGCTTCACCGCCAGTGAGCACGACATCCTCGACGGTGTCGCCTGGAGCCTCATCGTGTAG
- the eno gene encoding phosphopyruvate hydratase, with amino-acid sequence MASIESVHAREILDSRGNPTVEVEVVLDDGISAVAGVPSGASTGQFEAVELRDGGDRYGGKGVTKAVTAVNDEIADELLGHNPDEQRLIDRALIDLDGTPDKSRIGANAILGASLAVAKAAALEAELPLYRYMGGPNAHVLPVPMMNILNGGAHADSNVDIQEFMVAPIGAATFSEALRWGTEVYHALKGVLKAHGLGTGVGDEGGFAPNLDSNRAALDLIVEAIEKAGYTPGTDIALALDVAASELFSEGVYTFEGKTRSAEDMAAYYAELVESYPLVSIEDPLDEEDWDGWKKLTEQIGDKVQLVGDDLFVTNPERLKRGIDSDTGNSLLVKVNQIGTLSETLDAVSLAQRSGYTVMISHRSGETEDTTIADIAVATNAGQIKTGAPARSERVAKYNRLLGIEEELDDAAVYAGVSAFPRFTARG; translated from the coding sequence GTGGCGTCCATCGAGTCAGTACACGCAAGGGAGATCCTTGACTCCCGCGGTAACCCGACCGTCGAGGTCGAGGTCGTCCTCGACGACGGCATCAGCGCTGTCGCGGGTGTGCCCAGCGGCGCCTCCACCGGCCAGTTCGAGGCCGTCGAACTGCGTGACGGCGGCGACCGTTACGGGGGCAAGGGCGTGACCAAGGCGGTCACCGCCGTCAACGACGAGATCGCCGACGAGTTGCTCGGGCACAACCCCGACGAGCAGCGGCTCATCGACCGCGCGCTGATCGACCTGGACGGCACGCCCGACAAGTCCCGCATCGGCGCCAACGCCATCCTCGGCGCGTCCCTGGCCGTGGCCAAGGCCGCCGCGCTGGAGGCCGAGCTGCCCCTGTACCGCTACATGGGCGGCCCCAACGCCCACGTGCTGCCCGTCCCGATGATGAACATCCTCAACGGCGGCGCGCACGCGGACAGCAACGTCGACATCCAGGAGTTCATGGTCGCGCCCATCGGCGCGGCCACCTTCTCCGAGGCGCTGCGCTGGGGCACGGAGGTCTACCACGCCCTCAAGGGTGTTCTCAAGGCGCACGGCCTGGGCACCGGCGTCGGCGACGAGGGCGGTTTCGCGCCCAACCTGGACAGCAACCGGGCCGCCCTGGACCTGATCGTCGAGGCCATCGAGAAGGCCGGCTACACCCCGGGCACCGACATCGCGCTCGCCCTGGACGTGGCCGCCAGCGAGCTGTTCTCGGAGGGCGTCTACACCTTCGAGGGCAAGACGCGCTCGGCCGAGGACATGGCCGCCTACTACGCCGAGCTGGTCGAGTCCTACCCGCTGGTCTCCATCGAGGACCCCCTCGACGAGGAGGACTGGGACGGCTGGAAGAAGCTCACCGAGCAGATCGGCGACAAGGTGCAGCTGGTCGGCGACGACCTGTTCGTCACCAACCCCGAGCGCCTCAAGCGCGGCATCGACTCCGACACCGGCAACTCGCTCCTGGTCAAGGTCAACCAGATCGGCACCCTCAGCGAGACCCTGGACGCGGTCAGCCTCGCCCAGCGCAGCGGCTACACCGTCATGATCAGCCACCGGTCCGGCGAGACCGAGGACACGACCATCGCCGACATCGCGGTGGCCACCAACGCCGGACAGATCAAGACGGGTGCCCCGGCGCGCAGCGAGCGCGTCGCCAAGTACAACCGGCTCCTGGGGATCGAGGAGGAGCTCGACGACGCCGCCGTGTACGCGGGCGTGTCGGCCTTCCCGCGCTTCACCGCGCGCGGCTAG
- a CDS encoding MazG family protein, whose protein sequence is MTQTPPSDERDQERPQGHRILRLVEVMETLRRECPWDSSQTHESLAKYLIQEAYETLETIEEGDVALLREELGDVLLQVVFHAAIAAERSEDDPAHFTVDDVADAIVDKMTRRHPHVFGGVEVSGTDEVWSNWEAIKAAERSAKARRDGGDGATSVLDGVPFAQPAVLLAYELQKRAVRNGVPADLVGDDGGDGGALFAAVAAERDQGRDAETDLRSAARRFDARVRAAEEAARAEGHEPRELSDEQWRAYWAGTRP, encoded by the coding sequence ATGACCCAGACCCCACCGTCCGACGAGCGCGACCAGGAGCGGCCGCAGGGCCACCGGATCCTGCGTCTGGTCGAGGTGATGGAGACGCTGCGGCGGGAGTGCCCCTGGGACAGCTCCCAGACGCACGAGTCCCTGGCCAAGTACCTCATCCAGGAGGCCTACGAGACGCTGGAGACGATCGAGGAGGGTGATGTCGCGCTGCTGCGCGAGGAGCTGGGCGACGTGCTGTTGCAGGTCGTCTTCCACGCGGCGATCGCCGCCGAGCGGTCGGAGGACGACCCGGCGCACTTCACCGTCGACGACGTCGCCGACGCCATCGTCGACAAGATGACGCGCCGCCACCCGCACGTGTTCGGAGGGGTGGAGGTGTCGGGCACCGACGAGGTGTGGTCGAACTGGGAGGCGATCAAGGCGGCGGAGCGGTCGGCCAAGGCCCGGCGCGACGGCGGCGACGGCGCGACCTCCGTCCTGGACGGTGTGCCCTTCGCCCAGCCCGCGGTGCTGCTCGCCTACGAGCTGCAGAAGCGGGCGGTGCGCAACGGCGTTCCCGCCGATCTGGTGGGCGACGACGGCGGGGACGGCGGCGCGTTGTTCGCCGCGGTGGCCGCGGAGCGGGACCAGGGCAGGGACGCCGAGACCGACCTGCGGTCGGCGGCGCGCCGTTTCGACGCCCGGGTGCGCGCGGCCGAGGAGGCCGCGCGGGCCGAGGGGCACGAGCCGCGGGAGCTCTCCGACGAGCAGTGGCGCGCCTACTGGGCCGGTACGCGGCCCTGA
- a CDS encoding DUF501 domain-containing protein, translating into MTSADQPVPGHNDDAPRASGGAADGQVSDRDVAAIELQLGRTPRGVRGIAHRCPCGLPDVVRTAPRLESGEPFPTLYYLTCPRAASAIGRMENEGRMRRMQERLEEEPDLRAAYTKAHESYIAERSEQARIDGVEPLPEGMQSTGGMPTRVKCLHALVAHELAAPGTNPFGAEALEELPHWWDKGACVCVDEDAREGDEGNGS; encoded by the coding sequence ATGACTTCCGCAGATCAGCCCGTTCCGGGGCACAACGACGACGCCCCCCGCGCCAGTGGCGGGGCCGCCGACGGCCAGGTCTCCGACCGCGACGTCGCCGCCATCGAACTCCAACTCGGACGCACTCCGCGCGGTGTGCGGGGGATCGCCCACCGGTGCCCCTGCGGACTGCCCGATGTGGTGCGTACCGCGCCGCGTCTGGAAAGCGGTGAGCCCTTCCCGACGCTGTACTACCTGACGTGCCCGCGCGCCGCGTCGGCGATCGGCCGGATGGAGAACGAGGGCCGGATGCGGCGCATGCAGGAGCGCCTGGAGGAGGAACCCGACCTGCGGGCCGCCTACACCAAGGCGCACGAGTCCTACATCGCCGAGCGGTCCGAACAGGCGCGGATCGACGGTGTCGAACCGCTGCCCGAGGGCATGCAGAGCACCGGGGGCATGCCGACCAGGGTCAAGTGCCTGCACGCGCTGGTCGCCCACGAGCTCGCCGCGCCGGGGACCAATCCCTTCGGCGCCGAGGCGTTGGAGGAACTCCCGCACTGGTGGGACAAGGGCGCGTGCGTGTGCGTCGACGAGGACGCCCGTGAGGGCGACGAAGGGAACGGGTCATGA
- a CDS encoding FtsW/RodA/SpoVE family cell cycle protein produces the protein MGSPQSDPETADGTLAPVPQRGSELRLLLGALTVVAAALASASLSVTGGLDPSVVWYLAVLGGGATALHVLLRFVAPYADPVVMPLAMALTGLGVTMIWALQMTRPEDPGHGEADRQLLWAVVGVVLCGACVVLVRHPRRLTMYPYLIAAGALFLLLLPLSPIGHEVLGARRWILVGPFSMQPSEFAKVLLVIFLASYLGRQREVMRVVTRTIRIGRVKVFSVPRARDLAPMAVGWGVAILLLVGTRDLGTSLLLFGTFLAVLYAATARKSWVLIGLVAFAVGAYAAYLLFDHVKNRVEIWLDAFDPEVYDRPGGSFQIVEGMFALAEGGILGTGFGDGFVQEIFAADSDLILVSVGEKWGLTGLFAVLALLFLLAERGFRIALGAREVFLKLTALGYAFLIAFDVFIVLGGATLIIPLTGMTTPFLSAGGSALMANWLVIGLWLTISQTARRPRDTFSEGQAPGDPATEVIDVRGVHRGGGAGRSA, from the coding sequence ATGGGCAGCCCTCAGAGCGATCCGGAGACCGCGGACGGCACCCTGGCACCGGTCCCCCAACGCGGCTCCGAGCTCCGCCTGCTCCTCGGCGCCCTCACGGTCGTCGCGGCCGCCCTGGCATCGGCGTCGCTGTCGGTGACCGGCGGCCTGGACCCCTCCGTGGTCTGGTACCTCGCCGTCCTCGGAGGCGGCGCCACCGCCCTCCACGTGCTGCTGCGCTTCGTCGCCCCCTACGCCGACCCCGTGGTCATGCCCCTGGCCATGGCGCTCACCGGCCTGGGCGTCACCATGATCTGGGCCCTGCAGATGACGCGGCCCGAGGACCCCGGCCACGGCGAGGCCGACCGCCAACTCCTGTGGGCGGTCGTCGGCGTGGTGCTGTGCGGGGCGTGCGTCGTCCTGGTCCGCCACCCCCGCCGACTCACCATGTACCCGTACCTGATCGCCGCGGGCGCCCTGTTCCTGCTCCTGCTCCCGCTGTCGCCGATCGGCCACGAGGTGCTCGGAGCCCGCCGCTGGATCCTCGTCGGCCCCTTCTCCATGCAGCCCTCGGAGTTCGCCAAGGTGCTGCTGGTCATCTTCCTGGCCTCCTACCTCGGGCGCCAGCGCGAAGTCATGCGCGTGGTCACGCGCACGATCCGGATCGGCCGGGTGAAGGTCTTCAGCGTGCCGCGCGCCCGGGACCTGGCCCCCATGGCGGTCGGCTGGGGTGTGGCGATCCTGCTGCTCGTGGGCACCCGGGACCTGGGTACGTCACTGCTGCTGTTCGGCACGTTCCTGGCGGTGCTGTACGCGGCCACCGCGCGCAAGTCCTGGGTCCTCATCGGTCTGGTCGCGTTCGCGGTCGGCGCCTACGCGGCCTACCTGCTCTTCGACCACGTCAAGAACCGGGTGGAGATCTGGCTCGACGCCTTCGATCCCGAGGTCTACGACCGCCCGGGAGGCAGCTTCCAGATCGTGGAAGGCATGTTCGCGCTGGCCGAGGGCGGGATCCTGGGCACCGGCTTCGGCGACGGCTTCGTCCAGGAGATCTTCGCCGCCGACAGCGACCTGATCCTGGTGTCGGTGGGCGAGAAGTGGGGCCTGACCGGGCTGTTCGCCGTCCTGGCGCTGCTCTTCCTGCTCGCCGAACGCGGATTCCGGATCGCCCTGGGCGCCCGGGAGGTCTTCCTCAAGCTGACCGCGCTGGGATACGCCTTCCTCATCGCCTTCGACGTGTTCATCGTGCTGGGCGGCGCCACGCTCATCATCCCGCTCACCGGCATGACCACACCGTTCCTGTCGGCGGGCGGGTCGGCGCTCATGGCCAACTGGCTGGTCATCGGCCTCTGGCTGACGATCAGCCAGACCGCCCGCCGCCCCCGCGACACCTTCAGCGAGGGGCAGGCCCCGGGCGACCCCGCCACCGAGGTCATCGACGTGCGCGGCGTGCACCGCGGCGGCGGGGCCGGCCGGAGCGCCTGA
- a CDS encoding helix-turn-helix domain-containing protein, which produces MSTDAPRPSPHHPQSGPSHTSDAGSAIVPGHSESEDQDNPGLPLRRLLLALGDPVVDVAAAPLGLDVQVDNVVIVDPEDPSEARSGDLVLLIGVRGTAARRPIRALAEQGATAVAVKTSAHTPPEEVLPPPTRRPPSPLGRFAEGRGPASGSDAYGGGPSSGARAGRAMRAKAVDEMRALRTEAQEAGIALLSVRPEVRWDQLQSVCQSIVDDARLNVTADVGESSGDLFSMAQTIAQITRGLVAIEDSASRVLAYSSGSEVDELRRLSVLGRQGPEPYLALLREWGVFAKLRSGEEVVRIDEHPELGIRRRLAVGIHAGRQPLGTIWVQEGSEPLAEHAEEALLGAARTTALQMIRQRTQASAGLRLREDLLSSLLEGRIDASALADTVEVHADRGALVVAFLLTERDVEERPDRPERELRRRQLIDLVSVHTAAYRRSALVTELQGRVYVLLPDLARSREGWRGVERSVLALTRKTVAAARAALGLEVQAAVGSLVESLAEVPDSRAEADRVLDAMSRDLDRDVATISDVRSRVLISETLAQLRADPSLRDPRVSRLVEHDRAGGADLVHSLLAYLEAFGDARAAAERLHIHPNTLRYRVRRAAAVSGIDLADPGERLFTQLQLLMEQQLPDH; this is translated from the coding sequence ATGAGTACTGATGCCCCACGACCCAGCCCGCATCACCCGCAGTCTGGCCCGTCACACACGTCCGACGCCGGGTCCGCCATCGTTCCTGGTCATTCGGAATCCGAGGACCAGGACAACCCGGGTCTACCGCTGCGCAGGCTGCTGCTGGCCCTCGGTGACCCGGTCGTCGACGTGGCCGCGGCACCGCTCGGTCTCGATGTTCAGGTGGACAACGTCGTCATCGTGGATCCGGAGGACCCCTCGGAGGCGCGGTCCGGGGACCTGGTGCTGCTGATCGGGGTGCGCGGAACGGCGGCGCGGCGGCCGATCCGGGCGCTGGCCGAGCAGGGGGCCACGGCCGTCGCGGTCAAGACGAGCGCCCACACGCCCCCCGAGGAGGTCCTGCCGCCTCCCACGCGTCGCCCTCCCTCGCCCCTGGGCCGCTTCGCGGAGGGTCGGGGGCCCGCCTCCGGGTCGGATGCCTACGGCGGTGGCCCCTCCTCCGGGGCCAGGGCCGGGCGCGCGATGCGGGCCAAGGCCGTCGATGAGATGCGCGCTCTGCGCACGGAGGCGCAGGAGGCGGGGATCGCGCTGCTGTCGGTGCGTCCCGAGGTGCGCTGGGACCAGCTGCAGTCGGTGTGCCAGAGCATCGTCGACGACGCCCGGCTGAACGTGACGGCCGACGTCGGCGAGTCCAGCGGCGACCTGTTCTCCATGGCGCAGACGATCGCCCAGATCACCCGCGGCCTGGTGGCCATCGAGGACTCGGCGAGCCGGGTGCTGGCCTACTCCTCGGGCTCGGAGGTCGACGAGCTGCGCCGCCTGTCGGTGCTGGGCCGCCAGGGCCCCGAACCCTATCTGGCGCTGCTGCGCGAGTGGGGGGTCTTCGCCAAGCTCCGCTCCGGCGAGGAGGTCGTCCGCATCGACGAGCACCCCGAGCTGGGTATCCGCCGCCGGCTCGCGGTCGGGATCCACGCCGGCCGGCAGCCGCTGGGCACGATCTGGGTGCAGGAGGGCTCCGAGCCGCTGGCCGAGCACGCCGAGGAGGCCCTGCTCGGCGCCGCCCGCACGACCGCGCTGCAGATGATCCGCCAGCGCACCCAAGCCAGCGCCGGCCTGCGCCTGCGCGAGGACCTGCTGTCGAGCCTGCTGGAGGGGCGCATCGATGCCAGTGCCCTGGCCGACACGGTGGAGGTGCACGCCGACCGGGGGGCGCTGGTGGTGGCGTTCCTGCTCACCGAGCGGGATGTCGAGGAGCGCCCGGACCGGCCCGAACGGGAGCTGCGCCGCCGCCAGCTCATCGACCTGGTGTCGGTGCACACCGCGGCCTATCGTCGCAGCGCGCTGGTCACGGAGCTGCAGGGACGGGTCTACGTCCTGCTGCCCGACCTGGCCCGCTCGCGCGAGGGGTGGCGCGGCGTGGAGCGGTCGGTGCTCGCGCTCACCCGCAAGACGGTGGCCGCGGCACGCGCCGCGCTCGGACTGGAGGTGCAGGCGGCCGTGGGTTCGCTCGTGGAGAGCCTCGCCGAGGTGCCCGACTCGCGCGCCGAGGCCGACCGTGTCCTCGACGCGATGAGCCGTGACCTGGACCGGGACGTGGCCACCATCTCCGACGTGCGCTCGCGTGTGCTCATCAGCGAGACACTCGCCCAGCTGCGCGCGGACCCGTCGCTGCGCGACCCCCGGGTGAGTCGCCTCGTCGAGCACGACCGCGCGGGCGGCGCCGACCTGGTCCACTCGCTGCTGGCCTACCTGGAGGCCTTCGGTGACGCCCGAGCCGCCGCCGAGCGGCTGCACATCCACCCCAACACCCTGCGCTACCGGGTCCGCCGCGCCGCCGCCGTCAGCGGGATCGACCTGGCCGACCCCGGAGAACGGCTGTTCACGCAACTCCAGCTCCTCATGGAGCAACAGCTCCCCGACCACTGA
- a CDS encoding septum formation initiator family protein gives MGRTSRVRPTLTSRAAILALVVCVIALSLAYPLREYILQRAQIAQLQEERARMEDSVSELREREAALGDDEYVEQEARTRLHYQYPDETAYIVIRPGSDADAHAEAAPTEPWFTALWRSVAGADSPSEENLSVTRP, from the coding sequence GTGGGCCGCACCTCACGGGTGCGGCCCACCCTCACCAGCCGGGCCGCGATCCTGGCCCTGGTGGTCTGTGTGATCGCGCTGAGTCTGGCCTACCCGCTGCGGGAGTACATCCTGCAGCGCGCCCAGATCGCCCAGCTCCAGGAGGAACGGGCGCGCATGGAGGACTCCGTGAGCGAGCTGCGCGAGCGCGAGGCGGCCCTGGGCGATGACGAGTACGTCGAGCAGGAGGCCCGGACCCGCCTGCACTACCAGTACCCGGACGAGACCGCCTACATCGTCATCCGCCCGGGCTCGGACGCCGACGCCCACGCCGAGGCGGCTCCCACCGAGCCGTGGTTCACCGCGCTGTGGCGCTCGGTCGCCGGGGCGGACAGCCCCAGCGAAGAGAACCTGTCGGTGACCCGGCCGTAG
- a CDS encoding TetR/AcrR family transcriptional regulator encodes MPRPQSDTKAEIRSVALELFARQGFEKTSLREIAERLGVTKAALYYHYPSKKDLLVALVTPLREDMDALVAGFGDGPVEPSLVFGAYFDVCVRHSGLLPAVLADLGALGQIGLMDSFLRWRDRLDALLVGRDAPMPARMGAVMALGGLQDIAVVLDAETAAAYRGRAVRVALAALEAGASGMD; translated from the coding sequence GTGCCGAGGCCGCAGAGCGACACCAAGGCGGAGATCCGGAGCGTGGCCCTGGAGCTGTTCGCTCGACAGGGCTTCGAGAAGACGAGTCTGCGTGAGATCGCCGAGCGCCTGGGCGTGACCAAGGCGGCGCTCTACTACCACTACCCCTCCAAGAAGGACCTGCTGGTGGCCCTGGTCACTCCGCTGCGCGAGGACATGGACGCGCTCGTCGCGGGTTTCGGCGACGGGCCCGTCGAGCCGTCCCTGGTCTTCGGCGCCTACTTCGACGTCTGCGTGCGGCACAGCGGCCTGCTGCCGGCGGTGCTCGCGGATCTGGGGGCCCTGGGACAGATCGGACTCATGGACTCGTTCCTGCGGTGGCGCGACCGCCTGGACGCGCTGCTCGTGGGGCGGGACGCCCCCATGCCCGCGCGGATGGGCGCCGTCATGGCCCTCGGGGGGCTGCAGGACATCGCGGTCGTGCTCGACGCCGAGACGGCCGCGGCCTACCGGGGCCGCGCCGTGCGTGTCGCGCTCGCCGCGCTGGAGGCGGGGGCCTCCGGTATGGACTAG
- a CDS encoding NAD(P)/FAD-dependent oxidoreductase yields the protein MTESRNYRLVHGGGDEAEIPHILIVGGGYLGMYTARRLEKKLGTGEARITVIDPNSYMTYQPFLPETASGNISPRHVVVPLRKVFNRVRVLGGRVVRIDHADRTVRYEPNVGEPETLHYDHIVLAAGAVSRTLPIPGLAECGIGIKTVEEATYLRNHVLNQLAIADSTDDEAVRAKALNFVFVGGGFAGAEAIAELEDLVRDAIRMYSSIGLEDVQFYLIEAADKILPEVGPEVGTKALNQLRQRGIDVRLKTFLESAVDQRIKLSDGAEFDAGTLVWTAGVKPSPVVAASDLPLGPKGHIDTSEFLTVNGVENAFAGGDNAQVPDGNGGFYPPNAQNAVRQAPVLADNVIASLRNGKLKAYRHKNLGAVAGLGLHKGAAQLFGKVKLNGRLAWYAHRAYHLFAVPTFNRKMRVLSDWTLAFFLRRDFAALPEMAEPRQAFAEASQPQVEDGQLRRVS from the coding sequence ATGACCGAGAGCAGGAACTACCGGCTGGTGCACGGTGGCGGGGACGAAGCGGAGATCCCGCACATCCTCATCGTCGGCGGTGGGTACCTCGGGATGTACACCGCGAGGCGACTGGAGAAGAAGCTCGGGACCGGCGAGGCGCGGATCACCGTCATCGACCCGAACTCCTACATGACCTACCAGCCGTTCCTGCCCGAGACCGCGTCCGGCAACATCTCGCCCCGCCACGTCGTCGTCCCGCTGCGCAAGGTCTTCAACCGCGTGCGCGTCCTGGGCGGCCGGGTCGTCCGCATCGACCACGCCGACCGCACCGTCCGCTACGAGCCCAACGTCGGCGAGCCGGAGACCCTCCACTACGACCACATCGTGCTCGCGGCGGGCGCCGTCTCGCGCACCCTGCCCATCCCGGGCCTGGCCGAGTGCGGCATCGGCATCAAGACCGTGGAGGAGGCCACCTACCTCCGCAACCACGTGCTCAACCAGCTCGCCATCGCCGACTCCACCGACGACGAGGCCGTGCGCGCCAAGGCCCTGAACTTCGTGTTCGTCGGCGGCGGATTCGCCGGTGCCGAGGCCATCGCCGAGCTGGAGGACCTGGTCCGCGACGCGATCAGGATGTACAGCTCGATCGGGCTCGAGGACGTGCAGTTCTACCTCATCGAGGCCGCGGACAAGATCCTGCCCGAGGTCGGCCCGGAGGTCGGCACCAAGGCGCTGAACCAGCTGCGCCAGCGCGGCATCGACGTCCGGCTCAAGACCTTCCTGGAGTCGGCGGTCGACCAGCGCATCAAGCTCAGCGACGGCGCCGAGTTCGACGCGGGCACCCTGGTGTGGACCGCGGGCGTCAAGCCCAGCCCGGTCGTCGCCGCCAGCGACCTGCCCCTCGGACCCAAGGGCCACATCGACACCAGTGAGTTCCTCACCGTCAACGGTGTGGAGAACGCCTTCGCCGGCGGCGACAACGCCCAGGTGCCCGACGGCAACGGCGGCTTCTACCCGCCCAACGCCCAGAACGCGGTCCGCCAGGCCCCCGTGCTCGCCGACAACGTGATCGCGAGCCTGCGCAACGGCAAGCTCAAGGCCTACCGGCACAAGAACCTCGGCGCGGTCGCCGGGCTCGGTCTGCACAAGGGCGCCGCCCAGCTCTTCGGCAAGGTCAAGCTGAACGGCCGTCTGGCCTGGTACGCGCACCGCGCCTACCACCTGTTCGCGGTCCCGACCTTCAACCGCAAGATGCGCGTCCTGTCGGACTGGACGCTCGCCTTCTTCCTGCGCCGCGACTTCGCCGCTCTGCCGGAGATGGCCGAGCCCCGTCAGGCCTTCGCCGAGGCCAGCCAGCCGCAGGTCGAGGACGGGCAGCTGCGCCGGGTCAGCTGA